A genomic window from Onychostoma macrolepis isolate SWU-2019 chromosome 22, ASM1243209v1, whole genome shotgun sequence includes:
- the LOC131530901 gene encoding uncharacterized protein LOC131530901 isoform X1, with translation MSGVFITLCVLLLHDASGADTDEVSVMEGDSVTLNTDVETNHEDRIMWYFNDSRIAQIIGNQSKICTDAECPERFRDSLKLDHQTASLTITNINTTDSGAYHLQINNRNHEKMFNVAVHDAPATVRDEMKSVQEGESVTLDPGVINNPNHLVMWLFNEVRIAEINGDPSKTCTDVQCKDADGSFRDRLEVNQTGSLTIMNTRTTDSGVYKVQIISSRISFSIRRIRSFSVTVTGSGLSSAAVAGVCAAVVILLVAAAAGVIYYIKQNKGRGAVQNQLQENPIKYTSDSQTEAVNGVSN, from the exons ATGTCTGGTGTTTTTATCACACTGTGTGTTTTGCTTTTGCATG ATGCATCTGGTGCTGATACAGACGaagtgtcagtgatggagggagattcagtcactctaaaCACTGATGTTGAAACAAACCATGAAGACAGAATTATgtggtattttaatgacagtcgtATCGCTCAGATCATTGGAAATCAAAGTAAGATCTGTACAGATGCTGAGTGTcctgagagattcagagacagtctgaagctggatcatcagactgcatctctgaccatcacaaacatcaacACCACAGACTCTGGAGCTTATCATCTGCAGATCAACAACCGCAACCATGAAAAGATGTTCAATGTTGCTGTTCATG ATGCTCCTGCCACTGTTCGAGATGAAATGAAGTCAGTGCAGGAGGGAGAATCTGTTACTTTAGATCCTGGTGTAATAAACAACCCAAATCATTTGGTCATGTGGCTTTTTAATGAAGTCCGCATTGCTGAAATTAACGGAGATCCCAGTAAGACCTGCACAGATGTTCAGTGTAAGGATGCTGATGGGAGCTTCAGAGACAGACTGGAGGTTAATCAGAccggatctctgaccatcatgaacaccagaaccacagactctggagttTATAAAGTACAGATCATCAGCAGCAGAATCAGCTTCAGTATTAGAAGGATTAGGAGCTTcagtgttactgtcactg GTTCAGGTCTATCTTCAGCTGCTGTAGCAGGAGTATGCGCTGCTGTAGTTATTCTGCTCGTGGCTGCAGCTGCTGGTGTAATTTACTATATTAAGCAAAACAAAG GCAGGGGGGCGGTGCAAAATCAACTTCAG GAGAATCCTATAAAATACACATCCGATAGTCAGACTGAGGCTGTTAATGGCGTGTCCAATTAA
- the LOC131530901 gene encoding uncharacterized protein LOC131530901 isoform X2 has protein sequence MEGDSVTLNTDVETNHEDRIMWYFNDSRIAQIIGNQSKICTDAECPERFRDSLKLDHQTASLTITNINTTDSGAYHLQINNRNHEKMFNVAVHDAPATVRDEMKSVQEGESVTLDPGVINNPNHLVMWLFNEVRIAEINGDPSKTCTDVQCKDADGSFRDRLEVNQTGSLTIMNTRTTDSGVYKVQIISSRISFSIRRIRSFSVTVTGSGLSSAAVAGVCAAVVILLVAAAAGVIYYIKQNKGRGAVQNQLQENPIKYTSDSQTEAVNGVSN, from the exons atggagggagattcagtcactctaaaCACTGATGTTGAAACAAACCATGAAGACAGAATTATgtggtattttaatgacagtcgtATCGCTCAGATCATTGGAAATCAAAGTAAGATCTGTACAGATGCTGAGTGTcctgagagattcagagacagtctgaagctggatcatcagactgcatctctgaccatcacaaacatcaacACCACAGACTCTGGAGCTTATCATCTGCAGATCAACAACCGCAACCATGAAAAGATGTTCAATGTTGCTGTTCATG ATGCTCCTGCCACTGTTCGAGATGAAATGAAGTCAGTGCAGGAGGGAGAATCTGTTACTTTAGATCCTGGTGTAATAAACAACCCAAATCATTTGGTCATGTGGCTTTTTAATGAAGTCCGCATTGCTGAAATTAACGGAGATCCCAGTAAGACCTGCACAGATGTTCAGTGTAAGGATGCTGATGGGAGCTTCAGAGACAGACTGGAGGTTAATCAGAccggatctctgaccatcatgaacaccagaaccacagactctggagttTATAAAGTACAGATCATCAGCAGCAGAATCAGCTTCAGTATTAGAAGGATTAGGAGCTTcagtgttactgtcactg GTTCAGGTCTATCTTCAGCTGCTGTAGCAGGAGTATGCGCTGCTGTAGTTATTCTGCTCGTGGCTGCAGCTGCTGGTGTAATTTACTATATTAAGCAAAACAAAG GCAGGGGGGCGGTGCAAAATCAACTTCAG GAGAATCCTATAAAATACACATCCGATAGTCAGACTGAGGCTGTTAATGGCGTGTCCAATTAA
- the LOC131530902 gene encoding natural killer cell receptor 2B4-like, protein MEGDSVTLNTGVTKIPDDEDIMWKFGAKKPLIAEISKAAGIFSTYDVPDGRFRDRLKLNKQTGSLTITNITTEHAGLYELLRNGAKRLLKTFRVSVYANLSTPNVTRDTLQCSSSSSSSSSSSSQQNCSLLCSVVNVSHVTLSWYKGNSLLSSISVSDLSISLSLPLEVEYQDKNTYSCVLNNPISNQTTHLDISQLCWPCTDQGLPLFYIVLVSAAGSLLIVVSVVMCCIWKKCRKTVQTREEDRADSALCKSTTKSKTDAVYENVAKKR, encoded by the exons atggagggagattctgtcactctaaACACTGGTGTTACTAAAATACCTGACGATGAAGATATAATGTGGAAATTTGGAGCTAAAAAGCCTCTGATAGCTGAAATCAGTAAAGCTGCTGGAATATTTTCCACATATGATGTTcctgatgggagattcagagacagactgaagctgaacaaacagactggatctctgaccatcacaaacatcacaactgaACATGCTGGACTTTACGAACTACTTAGAAATGGAGCAAAGCGGTTATTAAAAACATTCCGTGTTTCAGTTTATG CTAATCTGTCCACACCTAACGTTACCAGAGACACTTTACAAtgttcatcttcatcatcatcatcatcatcatcatcatcacagcagaattgttcattgttgtgttcagtggtgaatgtgagtcatgtgactctctcctggtacaaaggaaacagtttattgtccagcatcagtgtgtctgatctcagcatcagtctctctctacctctggaggtggaatatcaggataaaaacacctacagctgtgtgctcaacaatcccatcagcaaccagaccacacatctggacatcagtcaACTTTGTTGGCCATGTACTG ATCAGGGCCTACCTTTATTTTACATAGTGTTGGTCTCTGCTGCTGGATCTCTGTTGATTGTAGTTTCAGTCGTGATGTGCTGCATCTGGaagaaatgcagaaaaacag TTCAGACACGGGAGGAAGACAGAGCCGATTCAGCGTTGTGTAAATCAACAACG AAATCAAAGACGGATGCTGTATATGAAAATGTCGCCAAAAAACGATGA